Proteins encoded in a region of the Capsicum annuum cultivar UCD-10X-F1 unplaced genomic scaffold, UCD10Xv1.1 ctg26325, whole genome shotgun sequence genome:
- the LOC124890881 gene encoding uncharacterized protein LOC124890881: MPKPEVSSGSKANVLSQHKSTEQQPIARNVFASRASCTEKASHRLHLSVNRDKESVNSCQPGMKQDGSSFRFKSKRRAWKRKEAKTISCVYSIKFRRRIKPTKSF; the protein is encoded by the exons ATGCCAAAACCAGAG GTTTCTTCGGGTTCAAAAGCTAATGTACTTAGCCAACATAAAAG CACTGAACAACAGCCAATAGCAAGAAACGTTTTCGCATCTCGTGCTTCCTGTACAGAGAAAGCTAGCCATAGATTACATCTAAGTGTAAACAG GGATAAGGAGAGTGTAAATTCATGTCAACCAGGCATGAAACAGGATGGATCTAGTTTCCGTTTCAAAAGTAAAAGGCGGGCCTGGAAAAGGAAAGAGGCAAAGACAATTTCTTGTGTCTACTCGATAAAGTTCAGACGTCGTATAAAACCTACAAAAAGTTTTTGA